In Kogia breviceps isolate mKogBre1 chromosome 9, mKogBre1 haplotype 1, whole genome shotgun sequence, a single window of DNA contains:
- the PTN gene encoding pleiotrophin isoform X2 — MQTQQYLQQRRKFAAAFLAFIFILAAVDTAEAGKKEKPEKKVKKSDCGEWQWSVCVPTSGDCGLGTREGTRTGAECKQTMKTQRCKIPCNWKKQFGAECKYQFQAWGECDLNTALKTRTGSLKRALHNADCQKTVTISKPCGKLTKPKPQESKKKKKEGKKQEKMLD; from the exons ATGCAGACTCAACAGTACCTGCAGCAGCGTCGAAAATTTGCGGCTGCCTTCCTggcatttatcttcattttagcaGCTGTGGATACTGCTgaagcaggaaagaaagagaaaccag aaaagaaagtgaagaagTCCGACTGTGGCGAATGgcagtggagtgtgtgtgtgcccaCCAGTGGGGACTGTGGGCTGGGCACCCGGGAGGGCACCCGGACCGGAGCTGAGTGTAAACAAACCATGAAGACCCAGAGATGTAAGATCCCCTGCAACTGGAAAAAGCAATTTGGAG CGGAGTGCAAATACCAATTCCAGGCCTGGGGAGAATGTGACCTGAATACAGCCTTGAAGACCAGAACCGGAAGCCTGAAGCGAGCCCTCCACAACGCCGACTGTCAGAAGACAGTCACCATCTCCAAGCCCTGTGGCAAACTGACTAAGCCCAAACCTCAAG